From Trichomycterus rosablanca isolate fTriRos1 chromosome 18, fTriRos1.hap1, whole genome shotgun sequence, the proteins below share one genomic window:
- the tmem167a gene encoding protein kish-A, which produces MSAIFNFQSLLTVILLLICTCAYIRALAPSLLDKNKTGFLGIFWKCARIGERKSPYVACCCIIMAFAILFSE; this is translated from the exons ATG TCTGCTATATTTAACTTCCAGAGCTTGCTTACTGTCATCTTGCTGCTAATCTGCACTTGTGCATACATCAGAGCACTAGCGCCAAGTCTGCTTGATAAGAACAAAACAGG ATTTCTTGGAATATTCTGGAAATGTGCAAGAATAG GTGAACGAAAAAGTCCCTATGTGGCTTGTTGCTGTATCATCATGGCTTTCGCCATTTTATTTTCTGAGTAG